A genome region from Archaeoglobus fulgidus DSM 4304 includes the following:
- a CDS encoding PHP domain-containing protein translates to MIDLHIHSNYSDGQGSVEEIARRAKERGLKAIAIVDHSIELPFGLTEKKARMREIEIENAASLYGIKIYSGIECSINAAGEIVLPDFDFDFIIASVHEFVYGQAYYERVIRCLESHDVDVLGHPFSPLFGFDGRLAEMDEKLLDVVEERGVAVELNSSHKSPQDEFLQLCRDRKIAYSIGSDAHSLSGVGEVGWSVEKAKRYMAGAKLFTP, encoded by the coding sequence ATGATTGACCTGCACATTCACTCAAACTACTCCGATGGACAGGGGAGCGTTGAGGAGATTGCGAGAAGGGCGAAGGAGAGAGGGCTTAAGGCGATTGCAATAGTTGACCACTCCATCGAGCTGCCCTTCGGCCTGACGGAAAAGAAGGCGAGAATGCGTGAAATAGAGATTGAGAACGCAGCATCGCTTTACGGCATAAAGATTTACAGCGGAATTGAGTGCAGCATAAACGCAGCAGGAGAAATTGTCCTCCCAGACTTTGACTTTGATTTCATCATCGCCTCAGTTCACGAGTTTGTATATGGACAGGCTTACTATGAGAGGGTAATCAGGTGCCTTGAAAGCCATGATGTTGATGTTCTCGGCCATCCCTTCTCTCCACTCTTCGGTTTTGATGGCAGGCTTGCTGAGATGGACGAAAAGCTTCTGGATGTTGTTGAGGAGAGGGGGGTGGCGGTAGAGCTAAACTCCTCCCACAAATCACCGCAGGATGAGTTTTTGCAGCTCTGCAGAGACAGGAAAATTGCCTACAGTATTGGGAGCGATGCGCACAGCCTTTCAGGTGTTGGTGAAGTGGGATGGAGTGTTGAGAAGGCTAAAAGATATATGGCGGGAGCGAAACTCTTCACTCCATGA
- a CDS encoding NUDIX domain-containing protein, whose product MKCITLTVDAIIPYQGKIVLIKRLNEPFKGHYALPGGIVEYGERVEDAVLREVEEETGLKGEIHSLVGVYSDPNRDPRGHFVSVCFVVLPKGGELKAGSDAKEVGLFSLNELPKLAFDHEKMIKDAEVILRGILSEV is encoded by the coding sequence ATGAAGTGCATCACTCTAACCGTTGATGCGATAATCCCCTATCAGGGCAAAATCGTGCTGATAAAGAGGCTGAATGAGCCCTTCAAGGGTCACTATGCTCTTCCGGGCGGGATAGTGGAATACGGCGAGAGGGTTGAAGACGCGGTGCTGAGAGAAGTTGAGGAGGAGACGGGGCTGAAGGGAGAGATTCACTCCTTGGTTGGAGTTTACTCTGATCCGAACAGAGACCCAAGGGGGCACTTCGTCTCGGTCTGCTTTGTTGTTCTGCCGAAAGGAGGAGAGCTTAAGGCGGGGAGCGATGCAAAGGAGGTGGGGCTTTTCAGCCTTAACGAGCTTCCAAAGCTCGCCTTTGACCATGAGAAGATGATAAAGGATGCGGAGGTGATTCTGCGTGGAATTCTGTCCGAAGTGTAA
- a CDS encoding transcription factor S, whose amino-acid sequence MIYQGDKLVCRKCGYEKEADDSEELVIKVERNKEDVPVIEGENLKTLPTTKAICPACGHNEAFWWLRQLRAADESEVRFFRCTKCGKTWREYD is encoded by the coding sequence ATGATATATCAGGGGGACAAGCTCGTTTGCAGGAAGTGCGGCTATGAGAAGGAGGCTGATGACAGCGAGGAGCTTGTAATCAAGGTGGAGAGGAACAAGGAAGATGTTCCCGTTATAGAGGGTGAGAACCTCAAGACTTTGCCAACAACAAAGGCCATCTGTCCGGCATGCGGCCACAACGAAGCTTTCTGGTGGTTAAGGCAGCTCAGGGCCGCAGATGAGAGTGAAGTCAGGTTCTTCCGCTGCACAAAGTGCGGGAAGACGTGGAGAGAGTACGATTAA